A region from the Inhella inkyongensis genome encodes:
- a CDS encoding energy transducer TonB produces the protein MFRSNKTLLVSAAGLLMLSLGVQAQVSDAKKDAATLSDQARAQRDANKVLNFIRFHAVRPAAAPKLVARAEPEKDEVQAPRGPAAAASAPVTTVAQAEALLREAPPAGGSNKSSSPPDQTLPAPEVRPDLPPEAKPAPEGQPEPAVEPEPQPLQLIAHVDPQVPAQFQSQVRSGQVTVRFVVSPQGQVVKAEAKAGAQRRLAQAAVRAVEQWRFAPLSEAREAEVEIAFKFDSE, from the coding sequence ATGTTTCGATCGAACAAGACGCTGCTGGTCAGCGCCGCCGGATTGCTGATGCTCAGCCTGGGGGTGCAAGCGCAGGTGAGCGACGCCAAGAAGGATGCGGCGACCTTGAGCGATCAGGCACGCGCGCAGCGGGACGCCAACAAAGTACTGAATTTCATCCGCTTCCATGCGGTGCGTCCGGCCGCGGCGCCCAAGCTGGTGGCGCGAGCCGAGCCGGAGAAGGACGAGGTCCAGGCCCCGCGCGGGCCGGCTGCTGCGGCCTCCGCGCCCGTGACCACCGTGGCTCAGGCCGAGGCGCTGCTGCGCGAGGCGCCGCCGGCTGGGGGTTCGAATAAGTCCAGCAGCCCTCCCGATCAGACCCTGCCAGCACCGGAAGTGCGGCCGGACCTGCCGCCCGAGGCGAAGCCGGCGCCAGAAGGCCAGCCCGAGCCCGCGGTGGAACCCGAGCCGCAGCCGCTGCAACTGATCGCGCATGTGGATCCCCAGGTGCCGGCGCAGTTTCAGTCCCAGGTGCGCAGCGGCCAGGTGACGGTGCGTTTTGTCGTGAGCCCGCAGGGGCAGGTGGTGAAGGCCGAGGCCAAGGCCGGGGCACAGCGGCGCCTGGCGCAGGCGGCCGTTCGGGCCGTGGAGCAATGGCGC
- a CDS encoding MBL fold metallo-hydrolase, whose protein sequence is MANAQEAELDFPLGDTLPAPGQTLALAPGLLWLRMPLPFALNHINLWLLRDDDPVQGPGWTVVDCGIADAGTRAHWESIFASGVLGGAPVRRVLVTHFHPDHMGNAAWLCERWNCRLWMSATDFQIARLASQSTVGMGGEAAAQFFASHGLVDPDSQAKIRARADYYPRMVPQVPAAYRRVFDQEWLRVGDQRWQARAGFGHSPEHLSFNQPESGWLIAGDMVLPRISTNISVVDSEPEADPLRLYLESLARLQDLPDSTLVLPAHGRPFRGLQRRVRQLVAHHDERLDLLRTTLHTQALSAADSLPLLFRPGLDLHQTTFAMGEAIAHLNHLWLRGEAQRAADSQGVWRFSAP, encoded by the coding sequence ATGGCCAATGCCCAAGAGGCCGAGCTGGACTTTCCGCTCGGCGACACCCTTCCCGCCCCCGGCCAGACTTTGGCACTTGCGCCTGGCCTGCTGTGGCTGCGCATGCCCCTGCCCTTTGCCCTGAACCACATCAATCTGTGGCTGCTGCGCGACGACGACCCCGTGCAAGGGCCAGGCTGGACGGTGGTGGACTGCGGCATTGCCGACGCCGGCACGCGGGCGCACTGGGAGTCCATCTTTGCCAGCGGGGTGCTGGGCGGCGCGCCGGTGCGGCGTGTGCTGGTCACCCACTTTCACCCCGACCACATGGGCAACGCCGCCTGGCTGTGCGAACGCTGGAACTGCCGTTTGTGGATGAGCGCCACCGACTTCCAGATCGCCCGCCTGGCCAGCCAATCCACCGTGGGCATGGGCGGCGAAGCCGCCGCGCAGTTCTTTGCCAGTCATGGCCTGGTGGACCCCGATTCGCAGGCCAAGATTCGCGCCCGCGCTGACTACTACCCACGCATGGTGCCCCAGGTGCCCGCCGCCTATCGCCGTGTGTTTGACCAGGAGTGGCTGCGCGTGGGCGACCAGCGCTGGCAGGCACGCGCCGGCTTCGGGCATTCCCCCGAGCACCTGAGCTTCAACCAGCCGGAGAGCGGGTGGCTGATTGCCGGCGACATGGTGCTGCCGCGCATTTCCACCAACATCAGCGTGGTGGACTCAGAACCCGAGGCCGACCCGCTGCGGCTCTACCTGGAATCCCTGGCGCGGCTGCAGGATCTGCCCGACAGCACCCTGGTGCTGCCGGCGCATGGCCGGCCGTTCCGGGGCCTGCAACGGCGCGTGCGGCAGCTGGTGGCGCATCACGACGAGCGCTTGGATCTGCTGCGCACGACCCTTCACACTCAAGCCCTGAGCGCCGCCGACTCCCTGCCCCTGCTGTTCCGCCCCGGCCTGGACCTGCACCAAACCACCTTTGCGATGGGCGAAGCGATTGCACACCTGAACCATCTGTGGCTACGCGGCGAGGCTCAGCGCGCCGCTGATTCGCAGGGCGTCTGGCGCTTCAGCGCCCCCTGA
- a CDS encoding M48 family metallopeptidase, with translation MSPPRVDTDPQLSLFSAPAEAQRAPLLAPAAQPRQDGPHIDLGLRSLPYTLTRCRRRSIGFSIGPEGLRVRAPRWVSVAEIEGVLRERGDWILRKWQECEQRVEQLEALRVRWEDGASLPYLGQHLVLRARQSADAGARRPRMEWLEPELWVQLPAGAQTAQWRDAVQAWLQQRAREHFEPRLAHFAALAGVQVERLRLSSAQGRWGSANSRGVISLNWRLIHFSPAVIDYVIAHEVAHLREMNHSPRFWALVAGLLPGFEAPREALKRAHLPPL, from the coding sequence ATGAGCCCGCCCCGCGTCGACACCGACCCGCAGCTATCTCTCTTCAGTGCCCCGGCCGAGGCGCAGCGCGCGCCCCTCTTGGCGCCGGCGGCCCAGCCACGCCAGGACGGCCCGCATATCGATCTGGGGCTGCGCAGCCTGCCCTACACCCTGACGCGCTGCCGGCGCCGCTCGATTGGGTTTTCCATCGGTCCCGAGGGCCTGCGGGTGCGCGCGCCGCGCTGGGTCAGCGTGGCCGAGATCGAAGGCGTGCTGCGCGAGCGCGGCGACTGGATCCTGCGCAAATGGCAGGAGTGCGAGCAGCGCGTGGAGCAACTGGAGGCCCTGCGTGTGCGCTGGGAGGACGGCGCCAGCCTGCCCTATCTGGGCCAGCACCTCGTGCTGCGGGCGCGTCAAAGTGCCGACGCCGGTGCGCGCCGCCCGCGCATGGAGTGGCTGGAGCCCGAGCTGTGGGTGCAATTGCCAGCGGGCGCGCAGACCGCGCAGTGGCGCGATGCCGTGCAGGCCTGGCTGCAGCAGCGCGCGCGCGAACACTTCGAGCCCCGTCTGGCCCATTTCGCGGCGCTGGCCGGGGTGCAGGTGGAGCGCCTGCGCCTGTCCAGCGCGCAAGGGCGCTGGGGCAGCGCCAACAGCCGGGGTGTGATCAGCCTGAACTGGCGCCTGATCCATTTCAGCCCGGCGGTGATCGACTACGTGATTGCCCACGAGGTGGCGCATCTGCGCGAGATGAACCACAGCCCGCGCTTCTGGGCCTTGGTGGCCGGGCTGCTGCCCGGTTTCGAGGCGCCGCGTGAGGCCCTCAAACGCGCGCACCTACCGCCGCTTTAA
- a CDS encoding lysophospholipid acyltransferase family protein → MTLLRSALFVAFGVLTLLPWATLAVLISPFVGPTRLYWFCSAWAKVLLAGLGLICGARPRLLGFANLPQGRKDAVILLAKHQSALETLALFAWMPHPLAFVFKKELLYIPFFGWALGAMDMVHIDRSRRNEAFNKVAAQGRRLAAQGTWVIMFPEGTRIERGQAGQYKSGGTRLAVDTGLSVQPVACATAKVWPRRSLLIQPGEYEISVGPALSPEGQTAESLMAQVRGWIEAEMQRLDPQAYAAAAPSPAPAVAPSPARQ, encoded by the coding sequence TTGACTCTGTTGCGCTCGGCGCTCTTTGTGGCCTTTGGCGTGCTGACGCTCCTGCCCTGGGCCACGCTGGCGGTGTTGATCTCGCCCTTCGTGGGGCCGACGCGCCTTTACTGGTTCTGCTCGGCCTGGGCCAAGGTGCTGCTGGCAGGCCTGGGTCTGATTTGCGGCGCACGCCCGCGCTTGCTGGGCTTCGCGAACTTGCCGCAGGGCCGCAAGGATGCGGTGATCCTGCTGGCCAAACACCAGAGCGCGTTGGAAACCCTGGCCCTGTTTGCCTGGATGCCCCATCCGCTGGCTTTCGTGTTCAAGAAGGAGCTGCTCTACATCCCCTTCTTTGGCTGGGCCTTGGGGGCGATGGACATGGTGCATATCGATCGCAGCCGGCGCAACGAGGCTTTCAACAAGGTGGCGGCCCAGGGGCGACGCCTGGCCGCACAAGGCACCTGGGTGATCATGTTCCCCGAGGGCACGCGCATCGAGCGCGGTCAGGCAGGTCAGTACAAAAGCGGCGGCACGCGCCTGGCGGTCGATACCGGTCTGTCGGTGCAGCCGGTGGCCTGCGCCACGGCCAAGGTCTGGCCGCGCCGCAGCCTGCTGATCCAGCCCGGCGAGTACGAGATTTCGGTCGGCCCGGCCCTCTCGCCCGAGGGCCAGACGGCCGAGAGTTTGATGGCCCAGGTGCGCGGCTGGATTGAGGCCGAGATGCAGCGCCTGGACCCGCAGGCCTATGCGGCCGCCGCCCCTTCGCCCGCGCCCGCCGTGGCGCCCAGCCCGGCCCGTCAATGA
- the gmhB gene encoding D-glycero-beta-D-manno-heptose 1,7-bisphosphate 7-phosphatase → MKLVILGRDGTLNRYRDDHVKSPEELEPLPGALEAVARLNHHGWHTVLATNQPGIGRGLLDMGALNAVHLHLNRLLQAKGGRLDAAFFCPHTPEEGCTCRKPLPGLIQQIAERFGVDLAEVHLVGASLRDLQTAVAAGCQPHLLKGDRLASIPEATQVEMLAQVPEAHVHQDLPAFAEWLVQMERRERAAAGQTLDSGSGGL, encoded by the coding sequence ATGAAGCTGGTGATCCTGGGGCGCGACGGCACGCTCAATCGCTACCGCGATGACCATGTGAAGTCGCCCGAGGAGTTGGAGCCGCTGCCGGGGGCATTGGAGGCGGTGGCCCGTCTCAATCACCATGGCTGGCACACGGTGCTGGCCACCAACCAGCCGGGCATCGGCCGTGGCCTGCTGGACATGGGGGCGCTCAACGCGGTGCATCTGCACCTCAACCGCCTGCTGCAGGCCAAGGGCGGGCGTTTGGATGCGGCCTTTTTCTGCCCGCACACGCCGGAAGAGGGCTGCACCTGCCGCAAGCCCCTGCCGGGCTTGATCCAGCAAATTGCCGAGCGCTTTGGGGTGGATCTGGCCGAGGTGCATTTGGTGGGTGCCTCGTTGCGGGATCTGCAGACGGCCGTGGCCGCCGGCTGCCAGCCGCATTTGCTCAAGGGCGATCGCCTGGCCAGCATCCCGGAGGCGACGCAAGTGGAGATGCTGGCCCAGGTGCCTGAGGCGCACGTGCACCAGGATTTGCCGGCCTTTGCCGAATGGCTGGTTCAGATGGAACGGCGCGAACGGGCGGCGGCCGGTCAAACCCTAGACAGCGGTTCGGGGGGGCTCTGA
- the glyS gene encoding glycine--tRNA ligase subunit beta, whose protein sequence is MTMQNLLLELFVEELPPKALKKLGESFAQLIEGALRTQGLVGEGAVATSFASPRRLGLHLTQVLAQAPEKALRIKLMPAAVGLSADGQPSPALLKKLAASGLAADTPLERALDGKAEALFANTVQAGATLELGLQKALDEMLKALPIPKVMSYQLADGWTSVNFVRPVHGLIALHGATVVPVSLLGLQSGRHTLGHRFESAEARLEIAHADDYAEALKSRGAVIASFAERRSEIARQLQAAGAKLGLKPIEDEALLDEVTALVERPNVLHCQFEKDFLAVPQECLILTMKANQKYFPLLDAQGRLTQHFLVVSNIAPADASAVIQGNERVVRPRLADAKFFFDQDRKRTLESRVEGLAKVVYHGKLGSQGERAERVRAIAHAIVKQLREATHPYTVDAKDQFDVLDSKVQQAALLAKADLLTDMVGEFPELQGIMGCYYARHEGLRDGVAIAIEDHYKPRFAGDALPRNHTGTVLALADKLETLVGLFGIGQLPSGDKDPFALRRHALGVIRILMEKNLPLALPALVQAAAQAFPEGMLTHATAQDDLLHFVFDRLMGSLREQGYSAQEVDAVIALRPAPWGDIPKRLAAVRAFAALPEAPALAAANKRVGNILKKSEEAPVALNAALLQEAAEQQLQQALQTAAAQADSLFEQGDYAASLQALAALKAPVDAFFDAVMVNAEDAAVRANRLALLRTLHGAMNRVAELARLAQ, encoded by the coding sequence ATGACGATGCAAAACCTGCTGCTGGAACTCTTCGTCGAAGAGCTGCCGCCCAAGGCGCTCAAGAAACTGGGCGAGTCCTTTGCCCAACTGATCGAGGGCGCGCTGCGCACCCAAGGCCTGGTGGGCGAGGGCGCGGTGGCGACTTCCTTCGCCTCGCCGCGCCGCCTGGGCCTGCACCTCACCCAGGTGCTGGCGCAAGCGCCCGAGAAGGCCCTGCGCATCAAGCTGATGCCCGCCGCCGTGGGCCTCTCGGCCGACGGCCAACCCAGCCCGGCGCTGTTGAAGAAGCTGGCGGCTTCGGGTCTGGCCGCTGACACGCCGCTGGAACGCGCGCTGGACGGCAAGGCCGAGGCCCTGTTTGCCAACACCGTGCAGGCCGGCGCCACCTTGGAGCTGGGCCTGCAAAAGGCCTTGGACGAGATGCTCAAGGCCCTGCCCATTCCCAAGGTGATGAGCTACCAGCTGGCGGACGGCTGGACCAGCGTGAACTTTGTGCGCCCGGTGCATGGCCTGATCGCTCTGCATGGCGCGACCGTGGTGCCGGTGTCCCTGCTGGGTCTGCAATCCGGCCGCCACACCCTGGGCCATCGCTTTGAGTCGGCCGAAGCCCGTCTGGAGATTGCGCACGCCGATGACTACGCTGAAGCGCTGAAATCGCGCGGCGCGGTGATCGCCAGTTTTGCCGAGCGTCGTTCTGAGATCGCGCGGCAGCTGCAGGCCGCCGGCGCCAAGCTCGGCCTCAAGCCCATCGAGGACGAGGCCCTGTTGGACGAGGTCACGGCCCTGGTCGAGCGCCCCAACGTGCTGCACTGCCAGTTCGAGAAGGACTTCCTGGCGGTGCCGCAGGAATGCCTGATCTTGACGATGAAGGCCAACCAAAAGTACTTCCCGCTGCTGGATGCTCAAGGGCGGCTGACCCAGCATTTCCTGGTGGTGAGCAACATCGCGCCGGCTGATGCCAGTGCCGTCATCCAAGGCAATGAGCGCGTGGTGCGCCCGCGCCTGGCCGACGCCAAGTTTTTCTTCGATCAGGACCGCAAGCGCACGCTGGAGAGCCGCGTCGAGGGCCTGGCCAAGGTGGTTTACCACGGCAAGCTGGGCAGCCAGGGCGAGCGCGCCGAGCGCGTACGCGCGATTGCGCATGCCATCGTCAAGCAGCTGCGCGAGGCCACCCACCCCTACACGGTGGACGCCAAGGACCAGTTCGACGTGCTGGACAGCAAGGTGCAGCAGGCCGCGCTGCTGGCCAAGGCCGATCTGCTGACCGATATGGTGGGCGAGTTCCCCGAGCTGCAGGGCATCATGGGTTGCTACTACGCCCGCCATGAGGGCCTGCGCGACGGCGTGGCCATCGCCATCGAGGACCACTACAAGCCGCGCTTTGCGGGCGACGCCCTGCCGCGCAACCACACCGGCACCGTGCTGGCCCTGGCCGACAAGCTGGAGACCTTGGTCGGTCTGTTCGGTATTGGTCAACTGCCCAGCGGCGATAAGGACCCCTTCGCGCTGCGCCGTCACGCGCTGGGCGTGATCCGCATCCTGATGGAGAAGAACCTGCCCCTGGCCCTGCCGGCCCTGGTTCAGGCCGCGGCCCAGGCCTTCCCCGAGGGCATGCTGACGCATGCCACGGCGCAGGACGATCTGCTGCACTTCGTGTTCGATCGCCTGATGGGTAGCCTGCGCGAGCAAGGCTATTCGGCGCAGGAAGTGGACGCGGTGATCGCCCTGCGCCCGGCGCCCTGGGGCGATATCCCTAAGCGCCTAGCGGCGGTGCGCGCCTTTGCGGCCCTGCCCGAGGCCCCGGCCCTGGCCGCGGCCAACAAGCGCGTGGGCAACATCCTGAAGAAGAGCGAAGAGGCGCCGGTGGCTTTGAATGCGGCACTGCTGCAGGAAGCCGCCGAGCAGCAGCTGCAGCAGGCGCTGCAGACCGCCGCTGCGCAAGCCGACAGCCTGTTCGAGCAGGGCGACTACGCCGCCTCGCTGCAGGCGCTGGCGGCGCTCAAGGCCCCGGTGGATGCCTTCTTCGACGCCGTGATGGTCAATGCCGAGGACGCCGCGGTGCGCGCCAATCGCTTGGCTCTGCTGCGTACTCTGCATGGGGCGATGAACCGCGTGGCCGAACTCGCCCGTCTGGCACAGTAG
- the glyQ gene encoding glycine--tRNA ligase subunit alpha, producing MLSFQQLILRLQDYWAAQGCALLQPYDMEVGAGTSHTATFLRALGPEPWNAAYVQPSRRPKDGRYGENPNRLQHYYQFQVVLKPAPANILELYLGSLEALGFDLKKNDVRFVEDDWENPTLGCWGLGWEVWLNGMEVTQFTYFQQVGGIDCKPLTGEITYGLERLALYLQGKESVYDLVYVEAKDGRPAIKYGDVFHQNEVEQSTYNFEHSDVDFLLQAFAAHEKQSKYLMEQQLALPAYEQLLKAGHTFNLLDARGAISVTERAAYIGRIRNLARAVAQAYVDSRARLGFPMAPKAWADEVVAQIEAKKQKEQQKAA from the coding sequence ATGCTGAGCTTCCAGCAACTGATTCTTCGCCTGCAGGACTATTGGGCCGCCCAGGGCTGCGCCCTGCTGCAGCCCTACGACATGGAAGTGGGCGCCGGCACCAGCCACACCGCCACCTTCTTGCGCGCTCTGGGCCCCGAGCCCTGGAATGCCGCCTATGTGCAGCCCAGCCGCCGCCCCAAGGACGGCCGCTACGGCGAGAACCCCAACCGACTGCAGCATTACTACCAGTTCCAGGTGGTTTTGAAGCCGGCGCCGGCCAACATCCTGGAGCTTTACCTGGGCTCCTTGGAGGCTTTGGGCTTCGATCTGAAGAAGAACGATGTGCGCTTCGTCGAGGACGATTGGGAAAACCCCACGCTCGGCTGCTGGGGCCTGGGCTGGGAAGTCTGGCTCAACGGCATGGAAGTCACGCAGTTCACCTACTTCCAGCAGGTCGGCGGCATCGACTGCAAGCCCCTGACCGGTGAGATCACCTATGGCCTGGAGCGTCTGGCGCTCTATCTGCAGGGCAAGGAATCGGTCTATGACCTGGTCTATGTGGAGGCCAAGGACGGCCGCCCGGCGATCAAGTACGGCGACGTGTTCCACCAGAACGAGGTGGAGCAGAGCACCTACAACTTCGAGCACAGCGATGTGGACTTCCTGCTGCAGGCCTTTGCCGCGCACGAAAAACAGTCGAAGTATTTGATGGAGCAGCAGTTGGCCCTGCCGGCCTACGAGCAATTGCTCAAGGCCGGCCATACCTTCAATTTGCTGGATGCGCGCGGCGCCATTTCGGTGACCGAGCGGGCCGCCTATATCGGCCGCATCCGCAACCTGGCGCGCGCGGTGGCGCAGGCCTATGTGGACAGCCGGGCGCGGCTGGGCTTCCCGATGGCCCCCAAAGCCTGGGCCGATGAAGTCGTGGCCCAGATCGAGGCCAAGAAGCAAAAAGAACAACAGAAGGCGGCCTGA
- the lnt gene encoding apolipoprotein N-acyltransferase, whose protein sequence is MRVWSFAAALGAGALQVLAFAPFGFWLLQPLALSGLLLLAAGQGVRRAAGLGAAFGLGWFGAGLWWLFISLHEFGGLPAPLAVLALLLLGAFLSLYPAAALALHARLRPSPRWAPPLFAVCWLAAELARAQWFTGFPWIAGGYAHTAGPWAGWAPWVGVYGIGFLTAWAAAALLQPRSPKVWLAPLALALLGLILPQDFSSPAGRLQLHLLQPNVAQSHKFDPARIERQLSDLLDQIEQAPPGLVLAPESVLPVPLALMDVAAQQRIADLSRARPLLLGSFVGSNEAGWVNTLMGWQGGELRYLYGKRHLLPFGEFIPPGFEWFVRALNIPMDSQATGLHQRPWVLGGQRLRPLICYEDLFGEDMVASALSGPDAATVFVNASNLAWFGRLMVQDQHLQFSQMRALEFQRPVVRSTNTGATAWVDHRGQVRARLAPEQVGVLSVEVEGRAGATPYARWLGALGLRPLWALALLPLIGVALRRRLRRSP, encoded by the coding sequence ATGCGGGTGTGGTCCTTTGCGGCGGCACTGGGCGCTGGTGCGCTGCAGGTCTTGGCGTTTGCGCCCTTCGGCTTCTGGCTGCTGCAACCCCTGGCCCTGAGCGGCCTGCTGTTGCTGGCTGCTGGTCAGGGTGTTCGGCGTGCCGCCGGCCTGGGAGCGGCCTTTGGCCTGGGCTGGTTTGGTGCGGGGCTGTGGTGGCTCTTCATCTCGCTGCATGAATTCGGCGGCCTGCCGGCGCCGCTGGCGGTGCTGGCCCTGCTGCTGCTGGGCGCCTTTCTCAGTCTGTATCCAGCGGCCGCCCTGGCGCTCCATGCGCGCTTGCGGCCATCGCCACGCTGGGCGCCCCCGCTGTTTGCCGTCTGCTGGTTGGCGGCTGAATTGGCGCGGGCGCAGTGGTTCACAGGCTTCCCCTGGATTGCGGGCGGCTATGCCCATACAGCAGGCCCTTGGGCCGGCTGGGCACCCTGGGTGGGCGTGTACGGCATTGGCTTCTTGACCGCCTGGGCGGCGGCCGCGCTGCTGCAGCCCCGCAGCCCCAAGGTCTGGTTGGCGCCGCTGGCTCTGGCGCTCTTGGGCCTGATCCTGCCGCAGGACTTCAGCAGCCCGGCCGGGCGGCTGCAACTGCATTTGCTGCAACCCAATGTGGCGCAGTCGCACAAATTCGACCCCGCTCGCATTGAGCGTCAGCTGAGCGATTTGCTGGATCAGATCGAGCAAGCACCGCCGGGACTGGTGCTGGCGCCGGAGTCGGTGTTGCCCGTGCCCCTGGCCCTGATGGACGTGGCCGCGCAGCAGCGCATTGCCGACCTCAGCCGCGCGCGCCCCTTGCTTCTGGGTAGTTTTGTCGGCTCGAACGAGGCGGGCTGGGTCAACACCCTGATGGGCTGGCAGGGCGGTGAGTTGCGCTATCTGTACGGCAAGCGCCATCTGCTGCCCTTTGGCGAGTTCATCCCGCCCGGCTTCGAGTGGTTTGTGCGCGCGCTCAACATCCCCATGGACAGCCAGGCCACCGGTCTGCACCAGCGCCCCTGGGTGCTGGGTGGGCAGCGCCTGCGGCCGCTGATTTGCTACGAGGACCTGTTCGGCGAAGACATGGTGGCCAGCGCCCTGAGCGGCCCGGACGCCGCCACGGTGTTTGTCAACGCCAGCAACCTCGCCTGGTTCGGCCGTCTGATGGTGCAGGACCAGCATCTCCAGTTCTCGCAGATGCGCGCGCTGGAGTTCCAGCGCCCGGTGGTGCGCTCCACCAATACCGGGGCCACCGCCTGGGTGGATCACCGAGGGCAGGTGCGGGCAAGGCTCGCGCCGGAGCAGGTGGGCGTGTTGTCGGTGGAAGTCGAGGGGCGCGCCGGCGCCACGCCTTATGCGCGCTGGCTGGGGGCCTTGGGCCTGCGGCCGCTGTGGGCCTTGGCGCTCTTGCCCCTGATCGGGGTGGCGCTGCGCCGGCGGCTGCGCCGCTCTCCCTAG
- a CDS encoding HlyC/CorC family transporter, with protein sequence MSDPAPSRSSRPGEAPRGLLERLLEFLHPGPDSKSELIETLADAESRDLIEPESRQMLEGVLRMAELSAGDVMVAAPRIDFLDIDAPYEELLATVIDTGHSRFPVFDGGRDNIIGILLAKDLLKLQRAPELNLRTLLRPAVFVPESKGLNELLRDFRTNRNHLAIVIDEFGNTAGLLTIEDVLEEIVGEIEDEFDERDGDGGLYTLADGSQRVAGDTAIEAVNEAFGLQLPEQDFDTIGGLVAHEHGRVPRRGESVHLHGLIFHVMLTRGGAVRWFKVTREHT encoded by the coding sequence ATGTCAGACCCTGCGCCGAGTCGATCTTCTCGACCGGGCGAAGCCCCCCGCGGGCTGCTCGAAAGACTGTTGGAATTCCTCCATCCCGGGCCGGATTCCAAGAGCGAATTGATCGAAACCCTGGCCGACGCCGAGAGCCGCGACCTCATCGAGCCGGAGTCGCGCCAGATGCTGGAAGGCGTGCTGCGCATGGCGGAGTTGTCCGCCGGCGACGTGATGGTGGCCGCCCCGCGCATTGACTTCCTGGACATCGACGCGCCCTACGAGGAGTTGCTGGCCACGGTGATCGACACCGGGCATTCGCGCTTCCCGGTCTTCGATGGGGGGCGGGACAACATCATCGGCATCCTCTTGGCGAAGGACTTGCTGAAACTGCAGCGCGCGCCGGAGTTGAATTTGCGCACCCTGCTGCGGCCGGCGGTGTTTGTGCCCGAGAGCAAGGGGCTGAACGAGTTGTTGCGCGACTTCCGCACCAACCGCAACCACCTGGCCATCGTCATCGACGAGTTCGGCAACACGGCCGGGTTGTTGACGATCGAGGACGTGCTCGAAGAGATCGTCGGCGAGATCGAGGATGAGTTCGATGAGCGCGATGGGGACGGCGGTCTCTACACCCTGGCCGATGGCAGCCAGCGGGTGGCGGGTGACACCGCCATCGAGGCCGTCAATGAGGCCTTCGGCCTGCAGTTGCCCGAGCAGGACTTCGACACCATCGGCGGCCTGGTGGCGCATGAGCACGGTCGGGTGCCGCGCCGCGGTGAATCGGTGCATCTGCATGGGCTGATCTTCCACGTGATGTTGACGCGAGGCGGCGCAGTGCGCTGGTTCAAGGTCACGCGCGAACACACCTGA
- a CDS encoding CobW family GTP-binding protein, which yields MSAAAAPQLIPATILTGFLGAGKTTLLKRVLAEAHGQKIAVIENEFGEENIDNEILVSDTNEQIIQMSNGCICCTIREDLRTTLNDLAARHRKGELQFDRVIIETTGVADPGPVAQTFFIDDEIAESYVLDAILTLVDAKHADSQLDSRQEARRQIGFADQIFISKSELCEPAAVDALIHRIKHMNPRAPQRKVHFGEVPISEVLDLRGFNLNAKLDIDPEFLQPEGHGHGHDHKHEHHHDCGHDHAHGEHCDHDHHHHAHGEHCAHPHHHHHDDDVKSFVYRADRAFNPAKLEDFLGAIVQVYGPKMLRYKGVLNMKGSERKVIFQGVHQLMGSDLGPKWGPGEKRGSKMVFIGIDLPREVLEQGLDGCLV from the coding sequence ATGTCCGCTGCTGCTGCGCCCCAACTCATCCCCGCCACCATCCTCACGGGCTTTCTGGGGGCGGGCAAGACCACCCTGCTCAAGCGCGTGCTGGCCGAGGCCCATGGCCAGAAGATTGCCGTGATCGAGAACGAGTTCGGCGAAGAGAACATCGACAACGAGATCCTGGTCTCGGACACCAATGAGCAGATCATCCAGATGAGCAATGGATGCATCTGCTGCACCATCCGCGAGGACCTGCGCACCACCCTGAATGATCTGGCCGCGCGCCACCGCAAGGGCGAGCTGCAGTTCGACCGCGTGATCATCGAAACCACCGGCGTGGCCGACCCCGGCCCGGTGGCGCAGACCTTTTTCATCGATGACGAGATCGCCGAGAGCTATGTGCTGGACGCCATCCTGACTCTGGTGGACGCCAAGCACGCCGACAGCCAACTCGACAGCCGCCAGGAAGCCCGGCGCCAGATCGGCTTTGCCGATCAGATCTTCATCAGCAAGAGCGAGCTGTGCGAGCCGGCCGCCGTGGACGCGCTGATCCATCGCATCAAGCACATGAACCCCCGCGCACCGCAGCGCAAGGTTCATTTCGGCGAGGTGCCCATCAGCGAAGTGCTGGATCTGCGCGGCTTCAACTTGAATGCCAAGCTCGACATCGACCCCGAGTTCCTGCAGCCCGAGGGACATGGACACGGCCATGACCACAAGCACGAGCACCACCATGACTGCGGCCATGACCATGCCCATGGCGAGCATTGCGACCACGATCACCACCACCATGCCCATGGGGAACACTGCGCCCACCCGCACCACCATCACCACGATGACGATGTGAAGAGCTTCGTCTACCGTGCCGACCGCGCCTTCAACCCCGCCAAGCTCGAAGACTTCCTGGGCGCCATCGTCCAGGTGTATGGTCCGAAGATGCTGCGCTACAAGGGTGTGCTGAACATGAAGGGCAGTGAGCGCAAGGTGATTTTTCAAGGGGTGCATCAGCTGATGGGCTCGGACCTCGGCCCCAAGTGGGGCCCGGGCGAAAAGCGCGGCAGCAAGATGGTGTTCATCGGCATCGACCTGCCCCGCGAGGTGCTGGAACAAGGTTTGGATGGCTGCTTGGTTTGA